A segment of the Aridibaculum aurantiacum genome:
TTGCTATGGGCAATGCCAAGTTGTTTGAAGAAAAGAAACATGCTGAAAGGATTCTACTTGAACAAAAGGAACAATACGAGAGCATCTTTAATGCCACATCCGATTCACTGATTATATACGATGAGAACGGTTATATAGTAGAAGCCAACCCATCGGCATGCGACATCTTTGGCTATGAGTACAAAGAATTAATAGGCTTGCATGCAAGTAGATTATTTTATGAACCAAAGGATTTTGAAACACTAAAGACAATTGCCTTCACCGGCAGAAAATATTCAGGTTCCAATACAAGAATTACAAAAGACGGCTCACTAATAGAAGTGAAGTTTGTGGGTTCTCAATTTCTATACAAAGGAAAACCACATGTGCTTTCTGCCGTAAAAGATGTAACAGCTAGCAAGAAAACAGAGGAAGCTTTACAGAAGTCACAGGAATTTGCAGAAGCTATAACCGATGTATCTCCTGTTGCTTTGTGGATGACTGATACCGAAGGTCAAACTATTTACATCAACAAAACCCTACCTGAATGGGTCGGACGGCGGATGCAGGACCTGCTACAAAGTGGTTGGTTGTCGGTAGTATATCCTGGTGATCATAAACAAGTGGAAGAAAAATTCAATGATGCCTTTGCGAGACGTGAAGCACTTACCATTGACTTTCGTGTGCAGCGTGTGGATGGAGAAATAAGATGGTGCTCTACACATGGAAGTCCCTATCATGGTAAAGATGGACGTTTTGCCGGTTTTGCCGGTTCGGTAATGGATATCACAGAAAGGAAGATTATTGAAGAGCAACTGACCAGCCAGAACATCCTGATAAATACGATCACTAACAACACACTGCAGGCCTTGTTCTTCATGGACGACAGGCAACACTGCACCTATATGAACCCTGCAGCTGAAAAGATGATCGGCTATAAGCTTGAGGAAATCCAGGAAAAGCCACTGCATTATTATATTCATCATACACACCCTGATGGCCGGCATTTTCCAATAGAGGAATGTGAGATTGACAGGGCATTGCCGAAACTGGCGCAAACGCAGGGAGATGAGGTTTTCATTAAAAAAGACGGTTCTTTTTTCCCTGTTTCCTTCATTGCAAGTCCCATTATTCAAAATGGCAAACCGGTAGGGACAGTAATAGAAGTAAGGGATACTACAGAAGAGAAAAGAATAAAATCGGAGCTGCGCGATAAAGAGAAGAAGGCGATGGCGATGCTGGAGCAAAAAGTAAAGGAACGTACACGCGAACTGGAAAAGAGCAATTATGAATTATTGCAATTTACCAGTGTGGCCAGCCATGATCTGAAAGAGCCTGTACGCAAGATCTCAATATTCAGCAACCTGCTGAAGGAACTGAACGAGGCAAGCCTTGACGATCGGTCGCTCCGGTATTTAGATAATATAGCCCAGTCATCTACTCGTATGGCAAGGCTGATTGATGACCTGCTGAACTTTTCCCGCTTATCTCAATCTGAGTTAGCGTTTTCAGAAGTGAATTTAAATAAACTGGTAACGCAGGTATTGGAAGACCTTGAGATACAGATAACAGAAAAAGGCGCTACCATCAATTTTCATGAATTGCCGGTAGTGATGGGGATAGAATTCCAGCTTGCACAACTATTCCAAAACCTATTGTCGAACTCGTTGAAATTTGCTCATCCTGATCGCAGGCCTGTCATCAATATAACAGCTAAGGCTTTATCAGAAGGCAATAAGCAGGTGTACAAAATCTTCTACCGCGACAATGGTATCGGCTTTAAGCCTGAGTACAACGAGAAGATCTTTGGAGTATTTCAGCGGCTTCATACCAAGGATCAATACGAAGGAACCGGTGTAGGATTGGCCATTGTAAAGAAGATCATTTCGCTACACAATGGCGAAATCATTGCCTCAGGTGTAGAGGGTGAAGGAGCTTTATTTGAAATTACTTTACCCGCTGATGAACATTTGCCTGCTGCCTCTTAATAGTATTTGTTATACCTGGTAATAGTGAATGCTGTGTGGCTAAGGCTAACACAGCATTTTCATTTACTTTTGCCAACAAATTTTTTCATATGAAAAACTACCTATTTATTGTTTTGCTTGCAGTTTTAGCCGCTTGTGGCGGAAGTGATCAGCCTGCAGAGGAAGTGAAAAAAGATGAGCCGCTGGCACAAAGCAAGAACAGCTCCCGTTTCAACCAGACCTTTGGTGACTTTCTAAATAACTACTATTCACTGAAAGATGCGTTGGTAGCCAGCAACCCTGAACAGGCTACCACAGCAGCGAATAATATGGTGAGTTCTGCTAATAACATCGCTTACGATGAAATGAAGGCTGATAGCAACATTGTACTTACCGCAAAAGATTTTACTAATACCATAACTGGCGATGCACAAAAATTAGCAACAGAAGCTGACCTGGAAGCTAAAAGAAAAACCTTCCAATCTATAAGCGATAATATGTACACCTTGCTGCGTACGGTTCGCTACGATAATGAAATAGTGTACCAGCAATATTGTCCTATGGCATTTGATGATGCAGGAGCTGCCTGGTTAAGTAAAACCTCTGATATAAAAAATCCATATTACGGTAAGAAAATGCTGACTTGCGGAGAGGTAAGAGACTCTCTTGACTTCAGGGGCAAATAAACCTTCTAACGCAATTGCTTGTTGAAAGAAGTTGTTGACGAAAGCTATAAATACATTAAGCATGCGTTATTGGGTAGCAATGATGCTGGTTGTGATTTCACAACTGGTATATGGACAAGAAAAGGTGACCATCAATGGTTACATCAAAGACACGCTATCTGGTGAAACGCTGATAGGTGCCAGCCTGAATGTAAATGGTGTTACACGTGGTGTAACCAGTAACCAATACGGATTTTACTCGCTCACTTTACCAAAAGGCAAATACACCTTTACCTGCACTTTCGTTGGTTACCTGCCTGTGGATACTACCATAGAACTTTCAGGTAATACCAATCTTACTTTCAACCTGTTTCCCAACAATGTAATTTTTGAAACAGTGACGGTAACCGGCCGCCGCCGCGACAACAATGTGAAGACAGCGCAGATGGGTAAGATTGACCTGAGTATGGAAACGGTAAAATCGGTGCCGGCACTACTGGGTGAAGTAGATGTATTGAAGGTGCTACAGTTACTGCCGGGTGTACGCAATGCCGGCGAAGGCAATGCTGGTTTTTATGTACGCGGTGGTGGGCCAGATCAAAATCTTATTTTACTCGATGATGCGGTGGTGTATAATTCCGGCCACCTGTTTGGGTTCTTTTCTGTTTTCAATTCCGATGCTATCAAAAATGTTTCGCTGATAAAAGGAGGGATGCCATCGCAATATGGTGGCAGGCTATCATCGGTTGTGGATGTAACACTGAAAGAAGGCAACATGAACAAGACGCAGATAGATGCCGGCATTGGCGCTATCGCTTCGCGCTTTTCAATTCAGGGGCCAATAGTGAAAGACAAAGCATCGTACATAGTTTCTGCACGCCGTACATATATCGATGTGCTTACAAAACCTTTCCTTAGTAAAGACAGCGATTTCAGGGGCTCCGGTTATTACTTCTACGACCTGAACCTAAAGATGAACTACATTGTTTCAGAAAAGGACAGGGTGTACCTGAGTGGCTATTTCGGCCGCGATGTTTTTAACTATAATAACAACCGCCGCGGCTTCAATACCAATATTCCATGGGGAAATTCTACAGCTACTTTTCGATGGAACCATGTTTTCAACCGCAAGTTGTTTAGTAATGTATCGCTCGTATACAACGATTATAATTTTGCTTTTGCGGCTACACAAAATGATTTCCGCATCAAGTTGTCATCAGGCATCCGCGACCTGAATGCAAAGTTTGACTTTGACTACTTCGCTTCTCCAAAACATAAGGTAAAGTTTGGCGGCCTGTATACGCATCATACTTTCTTCCCAAATATATTGACAGCAGAGCAAGGCGCTACTACATTTACGCCCAACAATGCCAACAAAAAATACGCTAATGAATATGCCTTATATATACAAGATGATTGGGATGTTTCGGATAAAGTGAAATTGAACTATGGTTTGCGGTATGGAGCCTTTCAGCAGGTAGGACGCTATATGAGTTATAAGAAAGATGTGAATGGCAATAAGACTGACAGCACATTTTTCGGAAGTGGAGAGACGGTGAAACTTTATGGTGGTTTGGAACCACGTGCTACGCTGCGGTATTCTCTGAATGATTATTCTTCTTTGAAATTTGCTGTTAGCAGAAACCTGCAGTATATACACCTGGTAAGTAATTCCGGCACTACGCTTCCTACGGATCTTTGGGTTCCAAGCACGGAGAATGTGAAGCCGCAGATCAGCTGGCAGTATGCAGCCGGCTACTTCCGCAATTTTGCAAACAGCATGTTTGAAACTTCAGTGGAGTTGTATTACAAGAACATGCAGAACCAGATTGAATATCGTGAAGGTTATACGCCATCATTATCCGATCCTGAACAGGATTTTACTTTTGGCCGCGGGTGGAGTTATGGTGCAGAGTTTTTTGTAAATAAAGTGAAGGGAAGGTTCACCGGTTGGGTAGGGTATACCCTTAGCTGGACTTGGCGGCGTTTCCCTTTCTTAAACAACAACGAGAAGTTTCCCAGCAAGTTTGACCGCAGGCACGACATGAGTGTGGTGGGCACTTACGAGATCAATAAAAAGTGGAAGTTGTCTTCGGTTTTCATTTACGGTACAGGCAATGCTGTTACAGTGCCGGAAAGATTTTACTTTATCAATGGCATTTTAACCCAAGAGAATGGGCGCATTAATTCTTACAGGCTTGCGCCTTATCACAGGTTAGATTTTTCAGCTACTTATGCGCCTACACCTAAGAAGAATAGAAAGTTCCAGTCTAATTGGGTGTTTAGCATTTACAATGTATATAGCAGGCAAAATCCATATTTCATTTACTTCAACCAATCTGGCAGCCCGGCTACAGGTAATTTAAAAATAGATGCTACCCAGGTGTCACTGTTTCCCATCATCCCATCAGTCACGTGGAATGTGAAGATCTGATTTAGAAGCTTATTAGTAGATCGATAGCTTGTAAAATGACTTCTCCAGTAGATTATTCATATGAGTATTCCCCAGGACAATCACAAGATGATCTGTTGTATTAAGTATCGATGAAGGCGATTTTCGCAGCTATATTATTCACAAAAACTAATCGGCTGTAAACGTTATTTTTGCCACCCAAGAAGATAATATGTCGGAAGAAAAAAGTTTAAATTTTATAGAGGAGATCATTGAGCAGGATCTTGCTGCTGGCAAATACAAAAACATTGTCACCCGTTTTCCTCCAGAACCTAATGGTTATTTACATATTGGTCATGCTAAAAGCATCTGCCTGAATTTTGGCCTTGCTATCAAGTATGGCGGAAAAACCAACCTTCGTTTCGATGATACCAATCCTGTGAAAGAAGACCAGGAATATGTAGATAGTATAAAGGAAGATGTAAAATGGCTGGGCTTTGAATGGGCGCAGGAACTATATGCATCTGACTATTTTCAAACACTATACGACTATGCTGTAAAGCTTATAAAGATAGGGCTGGCATACGTGGATGATAGTACACCGGAAGAAATAGCCAAACAAAAAGGTACACCAACAGAACCAGGAACCGGTAATGAATTCCGCAACCGTTCAGTAGATGAAAACCTTGACCTTTTTGAGCGAATGAAGAATGGTGAATTCAAAGACGGCGAAAGAGTATTACGTGCTAAGATAGACCTTGCTAGTCCTAACATGCACATGCGCGACCCGCTGATGTACCGCATCAAGCATGCACATCATCACCGCACCGGCAATGAGTGGTGCATTTATCCTATGTATGATTTTGCGCATGGCCAAAGTGATAGCATTGAGAATATCACGCACTCGCTATGTACGCTGGAGTTTATTCCGCACCGCGAACTGTATGATTGGTTCATTGAGAAACTGGAGATATTTCCAAGTCATCAATTTGAATTTGCGCGCTTAAACCTGAACTACACCGTGATGAGTAAGCGCCGCTTACTGCAGTTGGTAAATGACAAGCATGTGGAAGGATGGGACGATCCACGCATGCCTACCATTGCTGCGCTTCGCCGCCGTGGTTATACGCCGGAGAGCGTTCGCAACTTTTGCGACAGGATAGGAGTGGCCAAACGTGAGAACATCATTGATGTAGGATTGTTGGAATTCTTTGTACGCGAACACCTGAATAAAATAGCGCTGCGCCGCATGGCTGTACTCGACCCGGTAAAACTGGTTATTACCAATTATCCTGAAGGACAGGTGGAGCAGTTGGTTGCTGAAAATAATCCTGAAGCAGAAGATGGTGGTGGTACACGTGAATTACCTTTTGCACGAGAGGTTTGGATAGAGCGGGAAGATTTTATGGAAGAGCCTCCGAAGAAATTCTTCAGGCTTGGACCAGGCTTAATGGTGCGTTTAAAACATGCTTACATCGTTAAATGCACAGGCTTCAAAAAAGATGATGCAGGCAATGTGGTAGAAGTGCATGCTGAATATATTCCTGAAAGCCGCAGTGGCAGCGATACCAGCGGTATCAATGTAAAAGGAACCATTCATTGGGTGAGCGTTATTCATGCGCTGACTGCCGAAGTAAGGTTGTACGACCGCCTTTTCAAAGTAGAAGAGCCGGGCAATGAAGAAGGTGATTTTAAAGATTATATAAATCCTGATAGTTTGCAGGTACTGCCTAAAGTATACATAGAACCAGCTTTGCGTCATGTTAGTTTTGGTGAACGTTACCAGTTCTTGCGCAAGGGCTACTTCTGCCTGGATGAAGACAGCAGTGAAGACAGGCTCGTATTCAATCGCACGGTTTCTTTAAAAGATACTTGGGCAAAAGAAGCGAAGAAGAATTAAGGCTTTCACAGGCGTGATAATTTGATTTAAATATTTAGATGAAGGTGATCTGGCTAATCACCTTCATCTTATTTTTCCGCAGTTCCTAGTTCAATGCTTTTAAAAGCACGCTACCATTACTTATTATATGAACCTACTTACAAAGTTCACCGATCACATCAAGCTAAAGAATGGGTTCACCAACCAGCACCAATTTTTATTGGCTGTAAGTGGAGGTATAGATAGCGTTGTTCTATGCGACCTGTTTCATAAGGCAAAACTTCAGT
Coding sequences within it:
- a CDS encoding TonB-dependent receptor, with amino-acid sequence MRYWVAMMLVVISQLVYGQEKVTINGYIKDTLSGETLIGASLNVNGVTRGVTSNQYGFYSLTLPKGKYTFTCTFVGYLPVDTTIELSGNTNLTFNLFPNNVIFETVTVTGRRRDNNVKTAQMGKIDLSMETVKSVPALLGEVDVLKVLQLLPGVRNAGEGNAGFYVRGGGPDQNLILLDDAVVYNSGHLFGFFSVFNSDAIKNVSLIKGGMPSQYGGRLSSVVDVTLKEGNMNKTQIDAGIGAIASRFSIQGPIVKDKASYIVSARRTYIDVLTKPFLSKDSDFRGSGYYFYDLNLKMNYIVSEKDRVYLSGYFGRDVFNYNNNRRGFNTNIPWGNSTATFRWNHVFNRKLFSNVSLVYNDYNFAFAATQNDFRIKLSSGIRDLNAKFDFDYFASPKHKVKFGGLYTHHTFFPNILTAEQGATTFTPNNANKKYANEYALYIQDDWDVSDKVKLNYGLRYGAFQQVGRYMSYKKDVNGNKTDSTFFGSGETVKLYGGLEPRATLRYSLNDYSSLKFAVSRNLQYIHLVSNSGTTLPTDLWVPSTENVKPQISWQYAAGYFRNFANSMFETSVELYYKNMQNQIEYREGYTPSLSDPEQDFTFGRGWSYGAEFFVNKVKGRFTGWVGYTLSWTWRRFPFLNNNEKFPSKFDRRHDMSVVGTYEINKKWKLSSVFIYGTGNAVTVPERFYFINGILTQENGRINSYRLAPYHRLDFSATYAPTPKKNRKFQSNWVFSIYNVYSRQNPYFIYFNQSGSPATGNLKIDATQVSLFPIIPSVTWNVKI
- a CDS encoding DUF3347 domain-containing protein, translated to MKNYLFIVLLAVLAACGGSDQPAEEVKKDEPLAQSKNSSRFNQTFGDFLNNYYSLKDALVASNPEQATTAANNMVSSANNIAYDEMKADSNIVLTAKDFTNTITGDAQKLATEADLEAKRKTFQSISDNMYTLLRTVRYDNEIVYQQYCPMAFDDAGAAWLSKTSDIKNPYYGKKMLTCGEVRDSLDFRGK
- a CDS encoding PAS domain S-box protein, translated to MLDKTIFEILNESGKAIASELELEKLVQRVTDIGTQSIGAAFGAFFYSKVNANNESLILYTISGVDKEAFSKFPMPRNTKIFEPTFMASGTVRYDDVTAQPHYAQNPPYHGMPKGHLPVKSYLAVPVVSPINNEPIGGLFFGHPDAGVFTKEAEQLVEGLAIQAAIAMGNAKLFEEKKHAERILLEQKEQYESIFNATSDSLIIYDENGYIVEANPSACDIFGYEYKELIGLHASRLFYEPKDFETLKTIAFTGRKYSGSNTRITKDGSLIEVKFVGSQFLYKGKPHVLSAVKDVTASKKTEEALQKSQEFAEAITDVSPVALWMTDTEGQTIYINKTLPEWVGRRMQDLLQSGWLSVVYPGDHKQVEEKFNDAFARREALTIDFRVQRVDGEIRWCSTHGSPYHGKDGRFAGFAGSVMDITERKIIEEQLTSQNILINTITNNTLQALFFMDDRQHCTYMNPAAEKMIGYKLEEIQEKPLHYYIHHTHPDGRHFPIEECEIDRALPKLAQTQGDEVFIKKDGSFFPVSFIASPIIQNGKPVGTVIEVRDTTEEKRIKSELRDKEKKAMAMLEQKVKERTRELEKSNYELLQFTSVASHDLKEPVRKISIFSNLLKELNEASLDDRSLRYLDNIAQSSTRMARLIDDLLNFSRLSQSELAFSEVNLNKLVTQVLEDLEIQITEKGATINFHELPVVMGIEFQLAQLFQNLLSNSLKFAHPDRRPVINITAKALSEGNKQVYKIFYRDNGIGFKPEYNEKIFGVFQRLHTKDQYEGTGVGLAIVKKIISLHNGEIIASGVEGEGALFEITLPADEHLPAAS
- a CDS encoding glutamine--tRNA ligase/YqeY domain fusion protein, producing the protein MSEEKSLNFIEEIIEQDLAAGKYKNIVTRFPPEPNGYLHIGHAKSICLNFGLAIKYGGKTNLRFDDTNPVKEDQEYVDSIKEDVKWLGFEWAQELYASDYFQTLYDYAVKLIKIGLAYVDDSTPEEIAKQKGTPTEPGTGNEFRNRSVDENLDLFERMKNGEFKDGERVLRAKIDLASPNMHMRDPLMYRIKHAHHHRTGNEWCIYPMYDFAHGQSDSIENITHSLCTLEFIPHRELYDWFIEKLEIFPSHQFEFARLNLNYTVMSKRRLLQLVNDKHVEGWDDPRMPTIAALRRRGYTPESVRNFCDRIGVAKRENIIDVGLLEFFVREHLNKIALRRMAVLDPVKLVITNYPEGQVEQLVAENNPEAEDGGGTRELPFAREVWIEREDFMEEPPKKFFRLGPGLMVRLKHAYIVKCTGFKKDDAGNVVEVHAEYIPESRSGSDTSGINVKGTIHWVSVIHALTAEVRLYDRLFKVEEPGNEEGDFKDYINPDSLQVLPKVYIEPALRHVSFGERYQFLRKGYFCLDEDSSEDRLVFNRTVSLKDTWAKEAKKN